A single Klebsiella variicola DNA region contains:
- a CDS encoding DcrB family lipoprotein: MRNLVKYVGIGLLVMGLAACDNSDSKAPTVGAAAESNASGQAISLLDGKLSFTLPAGMADQSGKLGTQANNMHVYSDATGQKAVIVIVGDSTNEDLAVLAKRLEDQQRSRDPQLQVVSNKSLEMKGHTLQQLDSIISAKGQTAWSSVILGKVDDKLLTLQVTLPADNQQQAQTEAESIINTLTIQ, encoded by the coding sequence ATGCGCAATTTGGTTAAATATGTCGGTATTGGCCTGCTGGTAATGGGGCTTGCCGCCTGCGATAACAGCGATTCAAAAGCGCCAACCGTTGGCGCAGCAGCGGAGAGCAATGCCAGCGGCCAGGCAATCAGCCTGCTGGATGGCAAACTGAGCTTCACCCTGCCTGCGGGCATGGCCGACCAGAGCGGCAAACTGGGTACCCAGGCGAACAACATGCACGTCTACTCTGACGCTACCGGCCAGAAAGCGGTCATCGTCATCGTCGGCGACAGCACCAATGAAGATCTGGCGGTACTGGCGAAACGACTGGAAGATCAGCAGCGTAGCCGCGACCCGCAGCTGCAGGTGGTGAGCAACAAATCGCTGGAGATGAAAGGCCATACCCTGCAGCAGCTGGACAGCATCATCTCTGCCAAGGGGCAGACCGCCTGGTCTTCAGTGATCCTCGGCAAAGTGGATGACAAACTGCTGACCCTGCAGGTGACCCTGCCGGCGGACAACCAGCAGCAGGCGCAGACCGAAGCAGAAAGCATCATCAACACCCTCACCATCCAGTAA
- a CDS encoding 7-cyano-7-deazaguanine/7-aminomethyl-7-deazaguanine transporter, whose translation MNPFTTVQRKKALVWLSLFHLLVITSSNYLVQLPISIFGFHTTWGAFSFPFIFLATDLTVRIFGAPLARRIIFAVMVPALVISYGISALFYMGEWQGFAALGTFNLFVARIAIASFMAYALGQILDVHVFNRLRQSRHWWLAPTASTLFGNISDTVAFFFIAFWRSPDPFMAAHWGEIALVDYSFKVLISIIFFLPMYGVLLNMLLKRLADKSDLSALQPS comes from the coding sequence ATGAATCCGTTTACTACCGTACAGCGCAAAAAAGCGCTCGTCTGGCTTTCGCTATTTCATCTGCTGGTCATCACCTCCAGCAACTATCTGGTTCAGCTGCCGATCTCCATTTTTGGTTTCCATACCACCTGGGGCGCGTTTAGTTTTCCGTTTATCTTTCTCGCCACCGATCTGACGGTACGCATTTTTGGCGCACCGCTGGCGCGACGCATCATTTTCGCGGTGATGGTCCCGGCGCTGGTTATCTCTTACGGCATCTCTGCGCTGTTCTACATGGGCGAGTGGCAGGGCTTTGCCGCGCTGGGCACCTTTAATCTCTTCGTCGCGCGCATCGCCATCGCCAGCTTTATGGCCTATGCACTGGGGCAGATCCTCGACGTCCACGTCTTCAACCGCCTGCGGCAGAGTCGCCACTGGTGGCTGGCCCCCACCGCCTCGACGCTGTTCGGCAACATCAGCGATACCGTCGCGTTCTTCTTTATCGCTTTCTGGCGCAGCCCGGACCCGTTTATGGCCGCCCACTGGGGGGAAATCGCCCTCGTCGACTACAGCTTTAAAGTGCTTATCAGCATTATTTTCTTCCTGCCGATGTACGGCGTGCTGTTAAATATGCTGTTGAAAAGACTGGCGGATAAATCTGATTTGTCGGCATTACAGCCGAGTTAA
- the tusA gene encoding sulfurtransferase TusA, translated as MSELFSTPDHTLDALGLRCPEPVMMVRKTVRTMPVGETLLIIADDPATTRDIPGFCRFMEHELVAQETEALPYRYLIRKSH; from the coding sequence ATGAGCGAACTTTTCTCCACTCCTGACCATACCCTGGATGCCCTGGGGCTCCGCTGCCCGGAGCCGGTCATGATGGTGCGTAAAACCGTGCGGACGATGCCGGTCGGCGAGACGCTGCTGATTATTGCTGACGATCCGGCCACCACCCGCGATATCCCGGGATTCTGCCGCTTTATGGAGCATGAGCTGGTGGCCCAGGAAACCGAAGCCCTGCCGTACCGCTATCTGATCCGCAAAAGCCACTGA